From one Dermacentor variabilis isolate Ectoservices chromosome 3, ASM5094787v1, whole genome shotgun sequence genomic stretch:
- the LOC142574946 gene encoding uncharacterized protein LOC142574946, which yields MAHTARTAILVKKTLTAQPHEIQDTEMKHAIVEVLPTRKNQQSLYLANLYSPPREQLLHYDHFVRDLRKNANGNRLVVVWGFIAPHAAWGYPNTTKKGARVHDAAQRHGFSLWNDLLQPTRLGNRVSRDTNPDLTFTRDVRKATWTRLPDTLGSDYHIIQIEVEQSHRAYKTGKARLTDCKAYRNELDNDSDIEDVEAWLNGIIGAADGHTRTIQLDEDYPAVDNHLLHLWEARRSLLKRWRRQKLNRKLQRRIALLSMQAQEYAEQLNYGVTKEQLLQELQTKLHGSDNPQTTATNFSTPREHQGAPNEKLDRPFTQAELQAALSRLTPNASPGKDRVTNKHLRQLPPRVLTGLLRCYNDRWIKGELPTAWKHSEVTMVPKPNKPISIANLRLISLTSCAGKLFEHMVNERLTTHLEENDRYPHTMFGFCQMLSTQDVLFQLKEDILDHLSKHSKSSILALDVIRRL from the exons ATGGCACACACTGCCCGCACCGCAATTCTTGTCAAGAAGACACTAACGGCACAGCCTCACGAAATTCAAGACACTGAAATGAaacacgccatagtggaggtgTTGCCGACTCGGAAGAATCAACAGAGCCTATACCTGGCCAATCTCTACAGCCCGCCGCGGGAGCAGCTACTCCACTACGACCACTTCGTCCGGGACCTTCGCAAGAACGCTAACGGCAACCGGCTTGTTGTGGTATGGGGCTTTATTGCCCCACACGCAGCCTGGGGCTACCCCAATACCACCAAGAAAGGGGCACGGGTTCACGACGCCGCACAGCGGCACGGTTTTTCTTTATGGAATGACCTGCTCCAACCCACCCGATTGGGCAACCGCGTGTCGAGGGACACCAATCCTGATCTCACGTTCACTCGAGACGTGCGAAAGGCCACGTGGACCCGACTCCCGGACACGCTAGGGAGCGATTACCACATAATTCAAATCGAGGTTGAACAATCTCACCGTGCGTACAAGACAGGAAAGGCGCGACTCACTGACTGCAAAGCGTATAGGAATGAGCTTGACAACGATTCGGACATCGAAGACGTTGAAGCTTGGCTAAACGGTATCATAGGTGCGGCTGACGGCCACACCAGGACGATTCAACTAGACGAGGACTATCCGGCGGTCGATAACCACCTACTGCACTTATGGGAGGCTCGGCGATCGCTCCTCAAACGTTGGCGCCGCCAAAAGCTCAACCGCAAGCTCCAGCGCCGAATTGCCCTATTAAGCATGCAAGCACAGGAGTACGCTGAACAGCTA AACTATGGCGTCACAAAGGAACAGCTACTCCAAGAACTTCAGACGAAGCTACACGGCTCAGATAACCCGCAAACAACTGCCACCAACTTTTCCACCCCCAGGGAGCACCAAGGAGCGCCGAACGAAAAGCTAGATCGGCCTTTCACACAGGCAGAGTTGCAGGCGGCCCTCTCTAGGCTAACACCCAATGCGAGCCCGGGCAAAGACAGAGTCACCAACAAGCACCTTCGACAGCTACCCCCTCGGGTGCTGACGGGTCTCCTTCGGTGCTATAACGACCGCTGGATTAAGGGCGAGCTACCAACAGCCTGGAAACACTCGGAGGTAACTATGGtaccaaagccaaacaaacccatctccatcgcaaatctccgcctcatctcCCTTACGTCCTGCGCCGGGAAACTATTTGAACACATGGTTAACGAGCGGCTCACCACACATCTCGAGGAAAACGATCGCTATccgcacaccatgttcggcttctgCCAGATGCTCTCCACGCAGGACGTCCTCTTCCAGCTAAAGGAAGATATTCTTGACCATTTGAGCAAACACAGCAAGTCTTCCATTCTAGCGCTAGACGTAATAAGGCGCCTTTGA